Part of the Chanos chanos chromosome 5, fChaCha1.1, whole genome shotgun sequence genome, ATCAATGGTCAAAGCCTTCTCTTGATTTGTCTATAACAACTAAATTGTCATTAAATGCTAGCAATCTTAGACAGAAGTCATTCACTTTGCTGGGGAAGTTCTGTTTGCCCAAACGATCGTTTCGAGGCGCCTACAGATTGTGAAATCTCAGCAATCTTATAATTATAAGCTTATTGCAAGGCACATTGTGCGACATAAATCTAATAAACTTGAGAACAACATCATGGTTCATGCATGTAGACTGTACAATGACAACGCCTGCTGAATCGTAGGCCATAAAACGCAAGTCAACACAAGAATAAAACGTCATCAGTAGAAGTAGAAGTTAGTGGCTAGTTGGTTTGTAAACGTAGATCGTAGCAGTAGTCACATTGTGAGATGGTTATGCCAAATTTCCGGCACTGTCAGAATTTTGTCTCAGGCTTTCTTTGGTTGCAAGACCGTGACAATGCCCGTCTTTGAACCTTTCTCACAGTGCGATATAGGGACACCGTTTTGAAGCCATGACCAAAGATGTCGCCACGTTGTGTCATCTTTTGTCTGGGACCGTTAAACGTTACTGACGTTACCATTTTGCCGACAATTGCAACATAGATTGAGCTCCTCAGTGAAAGTGCCAATTTAACGTTAACCTTAGGCCCCGGTGGTTCCATTTTCTTTATGCTAATTTAATTTTAACAAGGCTAATGCTGTTGTAACCACGATGTAATTAAACAATTtgcttttggatttgttttggaACATGACACGAACTCATGAGACAATGTTGTAGACTTTTAGCTAAAATGGACCTTATGACGTACActcaacaaaaatataaatgcaaCACTTTTGTTTGCATTCCCATCTTTTtatgacttgaaaaaagatgTAAGATTTCTTCTGTGCAAACAAACGGCTTATGTCTCTCAGATTTTGTTCTTAAATTTGTTAAAATTTGTGTTGGTGAGCACTTCAGTTCCGCAAAGATAATCCATCCGCCTGACAGGTGTGGCATATCAAGGTGCTGATTAAACAGCATGACATCCGTCACATCCAGCTTCTGCAGTCAGGTCAAGACCCCGGTGAGGCCGATGAGCACTCGGATGATTTTCCCAGAGACAGTTTCTGACCGTTTGTGcagagattctgtggttgtgcaAACCAGCTGTTGCATCAGCTGTCTGGGTTGCTGTTCTCAAGTGAACAAGCCGGATGTGGTGGTTCTGGGATGGCGTGGTTACACATGGTCTGGGGTTGTGAGGCCGGTTGGATGTACTACCAAATTCTCAGAAACGATGTTGGAGATGGCTTATGGTAGTGAAATGAACGTTCAGTTCACAGGCAACAACTCTGGTGGGCATTTGTGCAGTTAGCATACCAGTTGAGCAATTCCTTTAAAACCTGTGACATCTTACATTAATTAATTGTAGGGTGAGATTTTCCCTATGTCCCCATGctaaaatcaaatgtaaatgcacatttaaatgctgtgtctgtgtgtgtgtgtgtgggggggggggggggggggggggggtgacacacccaagaagaaaatgttttaaatatcagCTTCAAAATGTGCGTGCCCCTGTACCCCCCTAGGGGGTTCACATCTTTGTCACCTTGTTCACCCCTGATGAGTTTGCATCTCACATCTTTGTCACCTTGTTCACCCCTGATGAGTTTGCATCCTTGCAGATGCCTGCTGTGaattatgaaacattttaaaatgaataaataaaacatgggCGCGCGGTGGCggagtgggtagcgctgtcgcctcacagcaagagggtcagttcctggctgggcggccagggtcctttctgtgtggagtttgcatgtgcGGAGTTTGCATGTCTCCCCgtctctgtgtgggtttcctctgggagctctggtttcctcctacagtctaaagacatgcaggttaggtgaattggagataggCAATTTaagtgcatgaatgtgtttgtctgtgtgtctgtccagggTGCTTCCCCATCTGTCACCCAGCTAATGctggaataggctccagcaccccttgCAACCCTAATTACGATAAATGGCTTAgatgatgagtgagtgagtaaataaaacataatttattATAGGTATTGTTGCTTATATCTGCCATGGTCATGGAAATTGCATCAAAGGTCATTGAAAAGTCATAGGAAAGTTTTGAAATCTCGTCAGTGAAAATGCGTGGGAACcctgtttgttgtatgtgttcATCCTGAAATTAATTTCAAGGAGCAGGTTTGTGACATTTCATCCAATGTTACCTGACAAAGTGCTGTGGTTAGCTAGCTGTGGGTTTGACAATAAAGTTTGACTTGCCCTTTATTTAGAAACGTAATCATTTTTGTCCTGATCTCTGTAATTACTGTCAGTGTTTACCAGCTGGTGgtaatactctttttttttatatgtcatTTCCCTCTGAGTTCCCTACATTAAGTTACGTAAGTCAGTTCAGCTGAAATAAAGTGCTATGCACTGATAAGAACATAAGCATTGCATAGTCACATATGTTTTATAAAATAAGTTCTAGCATATGCTGCAGGATCAAAAATCAGGGAGTTGCCACTTGGTTTTCAGAGGGGCAAAAGTGTACGAGTAGAATTCCAAGTACTTCCTTCCTGTACAGATGACGTTGGTGCTCATTACCTCACCACCAGCCCTTATTATGTCCAAATCCATTACATGTGTTATGGTACCTTCAAAGATCTTACAGCTCAGAAGCTTACCATTCTCTCAACTGCATACAGTCTTATGGAAGACAATATGTGCGCTGGTATCCTTTTGGCAGCTTTGTATGCCAGCACCAGCAACTGATCTGATCCCGACAGCTAGAGCAGGCATGAGGCATTGAAGCTTgatctggctgctgcattccgGATCCTCCGAAGTGGCTGCATTGCACATGCTAGCAAGTCAACCAGGAAGTAGTTGCAGTGGTCCTGCTACCATGACGACTCTATCTTCTAACGCACTACCCTATGATGTATACTTCATGGCACTTCCTTACTATTGCCATAAACCTATGCCTATACTGACCTATGTGCACTGATTCTTTTTACAATGCAGATTAAGCTAGCATTTAATTGTGATACTCAATACGCAGTAGTTTATATCATGGGGGCTCTTTGACCCATTTGTAgccactctcttttttttcccctttaactTGCTTGAATGTGTATCTAGCCTTATAATGAACTTGGCAGCAATCCGCTTATGCAACAATCAGCTCCTCGATGGCTATTTGCTCGGTTTTGTACTCTGCCTGTCTTAGActtggataaaagcgtcagatttggataaaagcatctgtgaaatgaataaatgtgaatgtaactgTAAACATGATCCAGTCTAGGGATGAGTTCTGCCTGAACAAGGACTATTTCAGACCTTTCATCACAGTGTGACTTTCTTTggatttctttccttttctctccctttctagGTGTGTTTTGCTTGCTGTCTTTCTGGCTTCTCTAGCATATCAATATCAGCTCTGTCTATACACAACCAAGCAGGAGCAGAGGTGCTTTTTTGACCACATTGTCCATATTTAGGAGACAGGGCAGGCTTGGACATCTGTTGGAAGAGTAGAGCAGTGGAACAGTTTGATGCTGTGGTTCAGACTCTTAAAGTCAgaaatttttaaaagttttctaGCACCCAAAACATCTGTATTGTTTCTGGCAACACAGATATGATATTACATGGAGTCTGTTGGTTATCGTTTGTAAGTATTCTGCTTTGTTCCTTTAGTCTGTATATTGTTCCTGTTACACTTTGGTACATTTTGTTAACGCATTGCTAATTTTGTGGTTTTCGTTTCAGAGTAGCGTGACATCATCAGGCATCGCCCAGAGACTTAAGTTTAAGACAACTATGACTATGCTCAAGATATCACATCGAGAGCAGGAGAGCATTGCTTAATCAAGGCAGCAACATCTTGTCAGATGGGGAGTGTGATATCACTGCCTTTAGTATCACAACTggcatgggtttcctccaggagctccgatTTCCCCCTACAGgaaagacatgcaagtcaggcgaattggagatactgaATTGTCCCTgggtgtgaatgtatttgtctgtgtctgactggaCCTGTCCACCCAGGGTGTTTTAGTGAGCGCTGGGGGTAGGCTCCAGCACcgccgcgaccctaattaggataagcggcttagaaaatgaacgaatgaatagTATCATTGTTGCGGTTTAGAGTAAGCTATAGTTTTGCACCCACTTGACTTGCTCATGTGACGTTCACCTCAACAGTTCAAGCACGTTGACCAATTTTTGAAAGTTTACCAGACACAGATTAACTGTAAACAATATTTCTCAGAATATTAGTGCTctttttgaaatttattttagTCCTGGATTTGGCTTACTGTGTTCAGAAAACTGGTCCGAAATGTTCAGTTTGTTAGGTTGTCCAGCACATGGACAATTGGATTCAGTGTGCTTCTATAGTGCTATAATATACTAAGTGAAGTTTTTACTCTATATGACTTCAGAGCAGTACATTGTGCATTGAGagtattttgtccttttttcttctATATGGACAAATATACTTAAATATACTTCTACTGAATTTGTAAtgcttttgcattttgtttgaagAAGATAGGAAACTTTGTTAAATAAACTGTTATTAATTAAATCTCAATCTCAATATAATGAAACTCAAATACTAAAGTCTTACTATTATGAAAACAAGTCAGGGCAAGCTGAATGCCTAATACACCTCATTTGTCATGTGGTATTTATTAGTTTTGGTTCAATGCTTTactcaaaaaacattttttgttcatAAGAATCAGAATTAGTTTTCATAATCTTCACATCAAAGTCCTCAGATTTCAGATTAAACggtacagaaaaaaatacaccaTCAGGGTCATCTAATGACGTCACAATTAAAAGATATGACCAGTTTTATGGCAAACAACAGGTTGTTTGCACATATAGAACAATAAAAAAGTTCAGTTTGTAAAGTGCATTTTTTGAATATGGAGGTATGAGGTAAAACTGGTGAGTGGACAGAATCTCGCTCATGTACACTTACAGCTCATTATGGGCTCCATGACATTCTTAACACCTACATCTGATGTAGGATTTTAGCAATCTTAGACAAAAAGAATCACTCAGATATCATGGAAGGGAGGCACAAACTTTGACAAAAATTTGTTCTCAATATCATTTTGTTTCCCTGCTACTCATATTATGAGATGGTTCATGCTATTAGCAATatggaaaaaattaaaacaagacacaaataaaaccaaaacaacaaactatTAAAACACCTGCAGCAGTATGCTGAGAACTAAGGCTGAAAATAGGCACTGAAGGAAATTTTATAACTGTTCATGCATCAGTTTGATCATGTCATCATACATCTCCTGTGGAGAATCCAACCCCCAGATGAAGTCCAGGTGCTCCCAGTGCTGGATGTTACGGTGGTAGACCAGATTGGGAATTTGTGTAAGGAGAACTCCCACATCACTGGGGTCTGCCAGTGTGTCCTGTCCTCCAGACCAAAGAGCAGTGGGAACCTTCATGTCCTTAACGTTATACACTGGTGGGGTTGACTGGTAGGAGATAAATATCTAATGTGAACCACAGTATTTGGCAAAATTGGGATTTCTCAGTTTAGTTACTAAGACTGAGTTAAGATGTGCTGGAGGACTGGTTTAATATAAGATTAACATCAGACCATTAGGTGTTACAATCTAAACTAGaggctgagaaagaaaaaggtgtcACTGATACTTAAGCATGTCCAGTACTCCAGTCTTACCTGGTTATAATGAGCCATGTTCCCAGCTTTCCCATAGTCAAATGCCATAAGCTTGCCACTCTTAACAGCCTGAGAAGAGAATATTCCTTAATGTCAGAACGTTAAGCCTTAACGTCATGTCAGAATTCAAAGCTATTGTAACAGATAGTGAGGACTTCATATACTTAGCCTTACGTGTGTCTTCCCTTATTGTGTCTGATTATTTACTGCATGGCTAAGAAGAGTGAAGTTCCTTAAAAAGTcctctcacttctctcttccAGTGATAGAATAACTTTCTTCTCAAAGTTAGAATTGGAAAACCACAGCTCATCTGCTGTTGCAGACATTAAACATATCTCTTCAGGCCTTTAACATCTCCAggcccgtctctctctcttcactaacATTTTACTCCTTAAGTTTTAGAATTcacttcaaaaaagaaaaataaaatgatgtacTTGTGATAATTACTATGGTAACTCTACTATCAGAAGAGCTCCACAATATGGTGGGGACATACTGTTGTTTTCCCACTGTTTGAATTCACTTTTTGAATGGGATAGCGGCTGAgatggacaaacaaacaaacctgtaaCTGTAACTGGAGTCATAGTTGATTTCTTATTCAACTGGTTGCCTGATTTACACCCACATTGAAATGTCAccttaaaaatgacattttgaaaagaatGCGAGGGTACTACCGAGAAATGAACATGCAATTGTACAATGTGGGTACCTGAGCCCAGTGAACCATGTTCTGGACAGAGGTCCCTGCAGGGCAGTGTGTAGTGTAGACAGGGGTCCTTGTCTAGGAAAAAGAGATACAATTCTTCTGTCAGCAAATGAAATAAGGATTTGACGAATCAAAAGAAATAGACATTTAAGTACTATGTGGAGCCTCAAGCTATAGTAAGAAGTAGATTCAGGATGAAACAAAACTACAACAAGAATTTCAGTACAACTTTTGTCTAGTACTGAAGAGGCACAGATGTTAATGCTTTCCCATAACACAGAGATGGTATGCTACACTGTTCATTGatgtgtgaataaaaaaaaaccttcaccaTGTTCAGGTTTTGCTCATCAAAGCCACACAGGAGAAAGAAGATGTTTCCACACAGTACATCCAGTGGTTTCTTGCTACAAAACTTTGTGGCGAAAAACTTGATGAGTTCATTTTGAGGAAAGAAGATTTTCCTTCCAAAGATATCCTGTTAATCAAATCAAAGATTAAACCAGTATTGGCAGAGGAAGCAAAAAGGCAATCATCCAGTCTAATATTTGTAAAGTTGATCTAGCATAACTAAGGCATTAGTAAGTAAAGCATCCTTACCCAAATGAGGTTCTCTGGAAAGACAGATAGTTTGGTCATGGGGCTAGCAGTGAAAGCTACTGTAGCTACAGGTGCCAGAGcaaagaacattttaattttgctgGCTAGCTCTGGCATGGTGGAAAAGGCAATAAATGCTGCAAAGAtataaaagaggaagagaagagaaaaaagtatACATATGAACAGAATTTTCTCCTTGTGGTATCTAATAGTATTCTGGATAGAGGTTATCTGGATTATTAATGTTGGCGCCTTTCAGTCACTAAATTCTATTTCTGTATTCAAGCTCTTCAATGTcagaataattaaaacattgGAAAGATGAATGAAAATTCATGAAGATATCTTTTACTGTCTCATTttattccattcatttttatgctTCGTTATGttgtttcgttttgttgttgtgttatgttgtttaGAACACAAGGCATAATATGTCCTGGTAAAACATTTTAGATCACAGAAAGATGATTTCTGTGTTCATCTCTCAATGACtttcaacataaaaaaatgtgtttatactgAATAGTGATGAAATAAATGTGGTCCGTTATCTACTCAAATGCCTCTTATAAGCAGATTGTACTATTTTGAAATATATCTATTTGAAGCAATCTTTTATCAACAGCACGGTTCAATTCACTCTCACAGGCAATCATACAATAAAAAATGTCTAATTGAAGGGCAAAGCACTGCTACTGTGTAGATAacatgttgggttttttttttcagttttacttctGCAATGGTaatctaaaacaaacagcagaacacaaaGATCATTTCTCACGGAAATTTGCTGAGTAAATCTTGCACTCCATTTCAGTTCCCCATACAACATGTCCTTGTACATCTCCCCTCACCACTTCCTCTTAGAGAAACTTTTTAAGGGGCAAGATGCTTCTCTCTTGTGTTATTAAGTCCTGGTCTAACCCAACAGCAGGTCAAGAGAATTTGGACTGAAAGCCATTCCACAGCAGAGAACGCAGAGTTACAAAACTTCCCATTTCAGGGACTGTCACTGTCCAGAATGCATTGTCACAACTGAATTCCAGTTGAAAGCATCAGACACTTTATATAAAAAAAGGCAGTTTAAGAAGTGTGAAAGAAATTAAGaagaaaaactttttaaagTGTTAGTTTCACAAATGATCACAGACTTGGtccagtctttgttttgtcatctcTCTGACAACGAAGATCTGTGGTCAGGTTTATTATATTTAATCATAGCTATTCAAGTGATATAGAAGCTACATGTGTGTAATTACATGCTCTTATGCTCGCGGCCAC contains:
- the LOC115811493 gene encoding putative lysosomal acid lipase/cholesteryl ester hydrolase isoform X1 → MRSREKMKWFTLCVGFLVTGLAQCRSNAFKNNKDLDPEVNMNISEIIRRWGYPAEEYEVVTEDGYILSVNRIPHGIKTKTLQEPKPAVFLQHGLLAAGSNWVTNLPNTSLGFLLADAGFDVWLGNSRGNTWSRKHVKLNPKQTAYWAFSYDEMAKKDLPAVIDFITKTTGQEQIFYVGHSQGTTIAFIAFSTMPELASKIKMFFALAPVATVAFTASPMTKLSVFPENLIWDIFGRKIFFPQNELIKFFATKFCSKKPLDVLCGNIFFLLCGFDEQNLNMTRTPVYTTHCPAGTSVQNMVHWAQAVKSGKLMAFDYGKAGNMAHYNQSTPPVYNVKDMKVPTALWSGGQDTLADPSDVGVLLTQIPNLVYHRNIQHWEHLDFIWGLDSPQEMYDDMIKLMHEQL
- the LOC115811493 gene encoding lysosomal acid lipase/cholesteryl ester hydrolase isoform X2 — its product is MKWFTLCVGFLVTGLAQCRSNAFKNNKDLDPEVNMNISEIIRRWGYPAEEYEVVTEDGYILSVNRIPHGIKTKTLQEPKPAVFLQHGLLAAGSNWVTNLPNTSLGFLLADAGFDVWLGNSRGNTWSRKHVKLNPKQTAYWAFSYDEMAKKDLPAVIDFITKTTGQEQIFYVGHSQGTTIAFIAFSTMPELASKIKMFFALAPVATVAFTASPMTKLSVFPENLIWDIFGRKIFFPQNELIKFFATKFCSKKPLDVLCGNIFFLLCGFDEQNLNMTRTPVYTTHCPAGTSVQNMVHWAQAVKSGKLMAFDYGKAGNMAHYNQSTPPVYNVKDMKVPTALWSGGQDTLADPSDVGVLLTQIPNLVYHRNIQHWEHLDFIWGLDSPQEMYDDMIKLMHEQL